One segment of Thermococcus sp. AM4 DNA contains the following:
- a CDS encoding adenylate kinase family protein, translating into MIIAVTGTPGVGKTTVSKLLAQKLGYEYVSLRDYAMEKGIGEMKGDELEVEVDELAYNFERDFKGKNVVVDGHLSHFLNADLVVVLRAHPRLIGERLTERGYSREKVGENVEAELVDVILVEALEENENVVEVDTTGKTPEEVVNEILELIEKGVRRRVSVVDWSEVYDEVIPYLRL; encoded by the coding sequence ATGATAATCGCGGTAACCGGAACGCCCGGGGTCGGAAAGACGACGGTTTCGAAGCTTTTGGCTCAAAAGCTCGGCTATGAGTACGTCAGCCTGAGGGACTACGCGATGGAAAAGGGCATCGGCGAGATGAAGGGCGATGAGCTTGAAGTCGAGGTTGACGAGCTGGCCTACAACTTCGAGCGGGACTTTAAGGGAAAAAACGTCGTCGTTGACGGGCATCTCAGCCACTTCCTCAACGCCGACCTCGTGGTTGTGCTCAGGGCTCACCCGAGGCTAATCGGCGAGAGGTTAACCGAGAGGGGTTATTCGCGGGAGAAGGTTGGGGAAAACGTCGAGGCCGAGCTCGTCGATGTCATTCTCGTCGAGGCCCTTGAGGAGAACGAGAACGTCGTAGAGGTCGACACTACCGGAAAGACGCCGGAAGAGGTCGTGAACGAGATTCTGGAGCTGATTGAGAAAGGTGTCAGGAGAAGGGTCAGCGTAGTTGACTGGAGCGAGGTCTACGACGAGGTGATTCCCTACCTGCGCCTCTGA
- a CDS encoding type II toxin-antitoxin system VapC family toxin → MQVIDAAIFIQGIDVEGFTTPKVVEEVKDPESRLFLEGLISAGKVRVLVPSKESIEAVKEAARRTGELEELSEADVEVLALAYELKATILTDDYNLQNIAKTLGISFKTLKRGIKRVIRWNYVCIGCGKRFSEMPPEGICPDCGSPVRLIPRKKRRRQRRR, encoded by the coding sequence ATGCAGGTAATAGACGCGGCAATCTTCATTCAGGGGATAGATGTTGAAGGCTTCACGACGCCGAAGGTCGTTGAAGAGGTTAAAGACCCGGAGTCAAGGCTCTTCCTTGAAGGTCTGATAAGCGCGGGAAAGGTTAGGGTGCTCGTTCCATCGAAAGAAAGCATTGAAGCCGTTAAGGAAGCTGCAAGAAGGACCGGGGAACTGGAAGAGCTCAGCGAGGCCGACGTTGAGGTCCTCGCGCTGGCGTACGAGCTTAAAGCCACAATTCTCACCGATGACTACAACCTCCAGAATATAGCCAAAACCCTCGGGATTTCCTTCAAGACCCTCAAGCGCGGGATAAAGCGGGTAATCCGCTGGAACTACGTCTGCATCGGCTGTGGGAAGCGCTTTTCTGAGATGCCCCCTGAAGGTATCTGCCCCGACTGCGGGAGTCCGGTTAGACTCATACCGAGGAAAAAGAGGAGGCGTCAGAGGCGCAGGTAG
- a CDS encoding LamB/YcsF family protein: MRVDLNSDLGESFGRYKLGLDEEVMNYITSANVATGWHAGDPLVMRKTVRLAKEKGVEVGAHPGYPDLMGFGRRYMKLTPEEARNYILYQIGALYAFTKAEGLELQHVKPHGALYNALVKEEELARAVIEGIADFDKKLIFVTLSGSRPAQIAEEMGVKVAHEVFADRAYNPDGTLVPRSKPGAVIHDKEEIAERVISMVKDGGVRAINGEWIELKADTICVHGDNPKAVEIARHIREVLEREGVKIVPMKEFIR, from the coding sequence ATGAGGGTCGATTTGAACTCCGACCTCGGGGAGAGCTTTGGCCGATACAAGCTGGGCCTCGACGAGGAGGTCATGAACTACATCACGAGCGCCAACGTCGCCACCGGCTGGCACGCCGGCGACCCGCTGGTTATGAGAAAGACCGTCAGGCTCGCGAAGGAGAAGGGAGTTGAAGTCGGTGCGCACCCGGGCTATCCCGATTTGATGGGCTTCGGGAGGAGGTACATGAAGCTCACGCCGGAAGAAGCTCGCAACTACATCCTCTACCAGATTGGGGCACTCTACGCGTTCACTAAAGCTGAAGGTCTCGAACTTCAGCACGTCAAACCGCACGGAGCACTTTACAACGCCCTCGTTAAGGAGGAGGAACTCGCGAGGGCTGTGATTGAAGGAATCGCTGACTTCGATAAAAAGCTAATTTTTGTAACCCTCTCCGGTTCAAGGCCCGCCCAGATAGCCGAGGAGATGGGCGTTAAGGTTGCCCACGAGGTCTTCGCTGACAGGGCCTACAACCCCGACGGAACGCTCGTCCCGCGCTCGAAGCCCGGAGCGGTTATCCACGACAAGGAGGAGATAGCGGAGCGCGTTATCTCGATGGTCAAGGACGGCGGGGTTAGGGCCATCAACGGCGAGTGGATTGAGCTTAAAGCTGATACAATCTGTGTCCACGGCGACAACCCGAAGGCGGTTGAGATAGCGAGGCACATCAGAGAGGTCCTCGAGAGGGAAGGAGTTAAGATAGTGCCGATGAAAGAGTTCATCCGTTAG
- a CDS encoding antitoxin family protein — protein sequence MEVIDAVYENGVFRPTKKPNIPDKRRVKLIVIDEFLRDLEDAFGIFEEDIDVRKLREEWDRNVSGGH from the coding sequence ATGGAAGTTATAGATGCCGTTTACGAAAACGGGGTTTTCAGGCCAACCAAAAAGCCTAACATTCCAGATAAAAGGAGAGTGAAGCTAATTGTAATTGACGAGTTCCTGAGGGACTTGGAGGATGCATTTGGAATCTTTGAAGAGGACATTGACGTCAGAAAACTTCGCGAAGAGTGGGACAGGAATGTATCTGGTGGACACTGA
- a CDS encoding type II toxin-antitoxin system VapC family toxin, protein MYLVDTDVLIDVLRGVNEAKQYLTELAGEGLAVSVITVAELFSGRDTKDPIKREKVLKLLRHFEVIPVDNEIAVLAGEVRRDYGLHLGDAIISATAIIHGLTVVTGNLKHFGKVEELPVIKPPYR, encoded by the coding sequence ATGTATCTGGTGGACACTGATGTCCTGATAGACGTGCTGAGGGGAGTCAATGAGGCAAAGCAATACCTAACGGAACTGGCCGGGGAAGGACTTGCGGTCTCCGTAATAACCGTCGCCGAGCTTTTCTCCGGCAGGGACACAAAAGACCCCATTAAGAGAGAAAAAGTCCTTAAACTCCTGAGGCACTTTGAAGTAATCCCTGTTGATAACGAAATAGCCGTTCTCGCAGGGGAAGTTCGGAGAGACTACGGCCTTCATCTGGGAGACGCAATTATCTCGGCAACTGCAATAATCCACGGCCTAACCGTTGTAACCGGCAACCTGAAACACTTCGGGAAGGTTGAAGAGCTTCCAGTAATCAAACCGCCGTACAGGTGA
- the pxpB gene encoding 5-oxoprolinase subunit PxpB, whose protein sequence is MNLKPLGDSALLVSFGEVIDEETNDRVHALAGAIEKANFEWLIEVVPAYSSLAVIYDPKLIDFEGVKRAIQGLEFSAEKFEGKLVEIPVLYGGEYGPDLEFVAEYNGLTPEEVIEIHSKPVYRVYFLGFLPGFAYLGGMDERIATPRLEKPRLKVPAGSVGIAGKQTGIYPLESPGGWRLIGRTPLRLFNPSKEPPTLLQPGDRVKFVPIDEEEFEELYRAEWGRGND, encoded by the coding sequence ATGAACCTCAAACCCCTCGGCGACTCGGCGTTACTCGTCTCCTTCGGGGAGGTAATCGACGAAGAAACAAACGACCGCGTTCACGCCCTCGCTGGGGCGATAGAAAAAGCCAACTTCGAGTGGCTCATCGAAGTCGTTCCGGCCTACTCTTCCCTCGCTGTAATCTATGACCCCAAGCTCATAGACTTCGAAGGGGTCAAGCGGGCAATCCAGGGGCTTGAGTTCTCGGCTGAGAAGTTCGAGGGGAAGCTCGTTGAGATTCCGGTTCTCTACGGCGGTGAGTACGGCCCGGATTTGGAGTTCGTAGCGGAATACAACGGCCTGACTCCCGAGGAGGTCATTGAAATTCACTCGAAACCGGTTTACCGCGTCTACTTCCTCGGCTTTCTGCCCGGCTTCGCCTATCTGGGTGGAATGGACGAGCGCATAGCGACGCCGCGCCTTGAGAAGCCCAGACTGAAGGTTCCCGCCGGCTCCGTTGGAATAGCCGGAAAGCAGACCGGGATTTACCCCCTCGAAAGCCCCGGTGGCTGGAGGCTCATCGGCAGAACTCCGCTGAGGCTCTTCAACCCATCGAAGGAACCGCCGACGCTCCTTCAGCCCGGCGACAGGGTAAAGTTCGTGCCGATTGACGAAGAGGAGTTCGAGGAGCTGTACAGAGCTGAATGGGGGCGCGGAAATGATTGA
- a CDS encoding biotin-dependent carboxyltransferase family protein, protein MIELLKVPSLLTVQDSGRRGYRKLGVPVSGYMDDFSARIANYLVGNSGDAPLLEFLLMGPTLRFNSSAVFAVAGDVEVRLNGVPIEPWASYWAKRGDILEVGTLRSGLYGYIAFAGGIKCEGLLGSCSTYAKAGLGRPLKTGDKLNFGYAILTGREGRRLPEGLRPDYSAVEITVGVVLGPDLDHFTEEGVRTFLSEAYTVTPESDRMGYRLDGKVIEHSEKGAGIITGPLVPGTVQVPANGKPIVMMKDAQTTGGYARIGVVASAYLHRLAQLRPGFKVRFKEMSVEEARNELLKKEKTLEAIRLFLEGRLRAYRIKTRSREFRAFAG, encoded by the coding sequence ATGATTGAACTCCTCAAAGTCCCGTCTTTGCTGACGGTTCAGGACTCCGGCAGGAGGGGCTACCGAAAGCTCGGCGTCCCGGTTTCCGGTTATATGGACGATTTCTCCGCGAGGATAGCCAATTACCTCGTCGGAAACTCCGGCGATGCCCCGCTTTTGGAGTTCCTCCTAATGGGACCAACGCTGAGATTCAATTCCTCTGCCGTTTTCGCCGTTGCCGGCGACGTTGAGGTTAGACTCAACGGCGTTCCCATCGAGCCCTGGGCAAGCTACTGGGCGAAGAGGGGAGACATCCTCGAAGTCGGAACGCTGAGGAGCGGTCTCTACGGCTACATCGCCTTCGCCGGTGGGATAAAGTGCGAGGGGCTCCTGGGCAGTTGCTCGACCTACGCCAAAGCGGGTTTAGGGCGGCCTTTAAAAACAGGCGACAAGCTGAACTTCGGCTACGCGATACTGACGGGCAGAGAGGGGCGCAGACTTCCAGAGGGGCTGAGACCAGACTACTCGGCGGTGGAGATAACCGTCGGCGTCGTTCTCGGCCCGGATTTGGACCATTTCACAGAAGAGGGCGTGCGGACTTTCCTAAGCGAGGCATACACCGTAACGCCGGAATCGGACAGGATGGGCTACCGCCTCGATGGAAAGGTTATAGAGCACTCTGAAAAGGGAGCTGGGATAATCACCGGCCCGCTCGTTCCCGGAACGGTTCAGGTTCCTGCCAATGGAAAGCCAATCGTGATGATGAAGGATGCTCAGACCACCGGCGGTTACGCGAGGATTGGCGTCGTTGCGAGTGCATATCTGCACCGCCTTGCCCAGCTGAGGCCCGGTTTTAAGGTGCGCTTTAAGGAGATGAGCGTCGAAGAGGCCAGAAACGAGCTCTTGAAGAAGGAGAAGACGCTTGAGGCGATAAGGCTTTTCCTTGAGGGAAGGCTGAGGGCCTACAGGATAAAGACGAGATCGCGGGAGTTCAGGGCGTTCGCGGGTTAA
- a CDS encoding phosphoglycolate phosphatase codes for MIKAISLDIDGTITYRDRTLSVEALKAIRLAEKLGVPVMLVTGNSVPFAEAAAVFIGTSGPVIAEDGGALSLKGEGTMRERVFLTDMDEEWILWSELKRRYPEARLSYSTMERKAGLVVMRTVPVEAVREIIKELGLNLVAVDSGFAIHIKKPWINKGTGIEKACEYLGIKPDEVAHVGDGENDLDAFRVVGYRVAIAQAPESLKRKADYVTEKPYGDGGAEAIVHILRKFGYLGEGDEDPLRDP; via the coding sequence ATGATAAAGGCGATCTCGCTCGATATAGACGGCACGATAACCTATCGAGACAGGACTCTGAGCGTCGAGGCTTTAAAGGCGATACGGCTTGCGGAAAAGCTCGGCGTTCCGGTTATGCTTGTAACGGGCAATTCGGTTCCGTTCGCCGAGGCGGCGGCGGTTTTCATAGGGACGAGCGGGCCGGTTATAGCGGAGGACGGAGGGGCTCTCTCGCTGAAAGGAGAGGGAACGATGAGGGAGCGCGTTTTTTTAACGGACATGGACGAGGAGTGGATCCTTTGGAGCGAGCTCAAGAGGCGCTATCCGGAGGCGAGGCTGAGCTACTCGACGATGGAGAGGAAAGCTGGACTCGTGGTTATGAGAACTGTTCCCGTGGAGGCGGTGAGGGAGATTATAAAGGAGCTCGGGCTCAACCTGGTCGCGGTCGATTCGGGCTTTGCGATCCACATTAAGAAGCCCTGGATCAACAAGGGGACTGGTATAGAGAAGGCCTGCGAGTACCTCGGGATAAAGCCGGACGAAGTTGCCCACGTGGGGGACGGGGAGAACGACCTCGATGCCTTCCGCGTCGTCGGGTACCGCGTAGCCATTGCCCAGGCCCCGGAGAGCCTCAAGAGGAAGGCCGACTACGTAACTGAGAAGCCCTACGGTGACGGCGGCGCGGAGGCGATAGTCCACATCCTCAGGAAGTTCGGCTACCTCGGTGAGGGGGATGAGGATCCGCTTCGCGACCCTTGA
- a CDS encoding GNAT family N-acetyltransferase: MRIRFATLDDVGGIVGLHTAGEEVSGSLYERYVQGGPWMAVETLAIHLNNLLLDDQLVAVAELEGRIVGEIEVLFSEEPVNGEIRRIGHVDVIEVHSEYRRKGIGRALVEFAEDVARERGAEMLTVQPEKEAEPFYEKLGFGKRVFSGKVAWVPTGGEGSVKRMNLEWEAIKGLELAAGRFQSSYSVWFSAFRDEIAGIHYTIESGRAGNSFYALRNLPGRDGVALFLWGRVEDLRPVLGRAKLLGFERALTVLPENMESAGMRTVGKIEMLAKELT; this comes from the coding sequence ATGAGGATCCGCTTCGCGACCCTTGATGACGTCGGGGGAATAGTTGGACTCCATACCGCCGGAGAAGAGGTCAGCGGCAGCCTTTACGAGCGGTACGTTCAGGGCGGCCCCTGGATGGCCGTTGAAACCCTGGCTATTCACCTCAACAACCTCCTCCTCGATGACCAGCTCGTGGCCGTTGCGGAGCTGGAGGGCAGGATAGTGGGTGAAATCGAAGTGCTGTTCTCCGAGGAGCCCGTTAACGGCGAGATCCGGAGGATAGGACACGTTGACGTTATAGAGGTTCATTCCGAGTACAGGCGAAAAGGTATCGGGCGGGCGCTCGTGGAGTTTGCTGAGGACGTCGCGAGGGAGCGGGGAGCAGAGATGCTGACCGTCCAGCCGGAGAAGGAGGCAGAACCTTTCTACGAGAAGCTGGGGTTCGGGAAGAGGGTTTTCTCGGGCAAAGTGGCGTGGGTTCCCACCGGGGGTGAGGGGAGCGTTAAACGAATGAACCTCGAATGGGAGGCGATTAAGGGCCTTGAACTCGCGGCAGGGCGCTTTCAGAGTTCGTACAGCGTATGGTTTTCGGCTTTCAGGGACGAAATCGCCGGAATTCACTACACCATCGAAAGCGGAAGGGCCGGGAACTCATTCTACGCCCTACGAAACCTGCCGGGACGGGACGGCGTTGCCCTCTTCCTCTGGGGCCGGGTTGAGGATCTAAGGCCGGTTCTCGGAAGGGCAAAACTGCTGGGCTTTGAGAGGGCCCTAACCGTGCTCCCGGAAAACATGGAGAGCGCTGGCATGAGGACCGTGGGAAAAATAGAGATGCTCGCGAAGGAACTCACCTGA
- a CDS encoding M20 family metallopeptidase, protein MTFNPVLEAERIRDLIISWRRDFHMWPELKYEEERTSKIVEEHLREWGYRIKRVGTGVIADIGEGEKTIALRADMDALPIQEENDVPYRSRVQGKMHACGHDAHTAMLLGAGKIIAEHVEEFSGRVRLIFQPAEEGGNGALKMIEGGALEGVDAIFGFHVWMDLPSGVIGIRDGPFLAGAGIFSGRLTGKGGHGAAPHEAKDPVPALAELILAYQTIVSRNVDPIETGVVSVTSVHAGTAFNIIPERAEFKGTFRFFKQEVGDLIKRRMDEIAKGIAIAHNIQYELSIDELTPPTVNDPEMAGFARKVAEKYGLRYDEVPPTMGAEDFSFYLQRVPGAFLALGIRNEEKGIVYPHHHPRFDVDEDVLHIGTAMEVALAREFLR, encoded by the coding sequence ATGACGTTCAACCCGGTTCTTGAGGCGGAGAGGATTAGAGACCTCATAATCTCCTGGAGACGGGACTTCCACATGTGGCCGGAGCTCAAGTACGAGGAGGAGAGGACATCAAAGATCGTCGAGGAGCACCTCAGGGAGTGGGGCTACCGGATCAAGCGCGTCGGGACGGGGGTTATAGCGGACATCGGGGAGGGAGAAAAAACCATCGCCCTTCGCGCGGACATGGACGCTCTGCCGATCCAGGAGGAAAACGACGTTCCGTACAGATCGAGGGTTCAGGGAAAGATGCACGCCTGCGGCCACGACGCCCACACGGCAATGCTCCTTGGGGCAGGCAAAATAATCGCGGAGCACGTTGAGGAGTTCAGCGGCAGGGTAAGGCTCATCTTCCAGCCGGCGGAGGAAGGCGGAAACGGAGCGCTCAAGATGATAGAAGGCGGAGCGCTCGAAGGCGTCGATGCGATCTTCGGCTTCCACGTCTGGATGGACCTCCCAAGCGGTGTGATAGGCATCAGGGACGGCCCGTTCCTGGCCGGCGCGGGCATCTTCAGCGGAAGGCTCACTGGAAAAGGGGGTCACGGCGCGGCACCCCATGAGGCCAAGGACCCCGTGCCCGCTCTAGCCGAGCTGATCCTCGCCTACCAGACGATAGTCAGCAGGAACGTCGATCCAATCGAGACTGGCGTCGTGAGCGTTACCTCTGTCCACGCGGGAACCGCCTTCAACATCATCCCCGAGAGGGCCGAGTTCAAGGGCACCTTCCGGTTTTTCAAGCAGGAGGTTGGCGACCTGATAAAGAGAAGGATGGACGAGATCGCCAAGGGAATCGCCATCGCCCACAACATCCAGTACGAGCTCAGCATAGACGAACTCACCCCCCCAACCGTCAACGATCCCGAGATGGCCGGATTCGCCCGTAAAGTAGCTGAGAAGTACGGGCTGAGGTACGACGAAGTTCCGCCCACCATGGGCGCCGAGGACTTCTCCTTCTACCTTCAGAGGGTTCCGGGGGCGTTCTTGGCTCTGGGAATAAGGAACGAGGAGAAGGGCATCGTTTACCCGCACCACCACCCGCGCTTTGACGTGGACGAGGACGTTCTCCACATCGGCACGGCTATGGAGGTTGCCCTCGCGAGGGAGTTCCTCAGGTGA
- a CDS encoding DUF2095 family protein, translating into MGERRERRKPVDDFAWQEYDKDEFREMFPALARELEEGEGLGIDAYRSSAEEGEELAEPRNFAGYNPTVIDFLRRCETDEEALEIINWMESRGEITPEIAKELRITLAKKGVRAFGPKKEWGWYERHGRG; encoded by the coding sequence ATGGGGGAACGCAGGGAGAGAAGGAAACCAGTTGACGACTTCGCCTGGCAGGAGTACGACAAAGACGAGTTCAGGGAGATGTTTCCTGCCCTCGCGAGGGAGCTTGAGGAAGGGGAGGGCCTGGGGATAGACGCCTACCGCAGCTCCGCTGAGGAGGGTGAAGAGCTGGCCGAACCGAGGAACTTCGCCGGCTACAATCCAACCGTGATAGACTTCCTCCGGAGATGCGAGACCGACGAAGAGGCTTTGGAGATAATCAACTGGATGGAGAGCAGGGGCGAGATAACGCCAGAGATCGCGAAAGAACTGAGGATAACGCTGGCGAAGAAAGGAGTGAGAGCCTTCGGGCCGAAGAAGGAGTGGGGCTGGTACGAGAGGCACGGAAGGGGATGA
- a CDS encoding DUF123 domain-containing protein encodes MKGSYFLVIRLEEGRRIRTKGKTFELKPGYYVYVGSAMNSLEKRVARHFRREKRLHWHIDYLLKEAGLLRAYLIPSEVKLEEELSREVSRFGEPVPGFGASDVRVSTNLYRFENEPDEVLTRILDKLGLGWKIVKSEDDIGKIRW; translated from the coding sequence ATGAAGGGTTCGTACTTCCTCGTTATCAGGCTCGAGGAAGGGAGAAGGATCCGCACCAAAGGAAAAACCTTCGAGCTCAAGCCGGGTTACTACGTTTACGTGGGCTCGGCCATGAACTCCCTCGAAAAGCGCGTCGCGAGGCACTTCCGGCGGGAGAAAAGGCTACACTGGCACATTGATTACCTCCTCAAAGAGGCCGGGCTTCTCAGGGCCTACCTCATCCCGAGCGAGGTGAAGCTGGAGGAGGAACTCTCGCGCGAGGTTTCTCGCTTCGGTGAGCCGGTTCCGGGCTTCGGGGCCAGCGACGTCAGAGTGAGCACGAACCTCTACCGCTTTGAGAACGAGCCGGACGAAGTCCTAACGAGAATCCTCGATAAGCTCGGACTGGGCTGGAAAATCGTTAAAAGCGAAGACGACATAGGGAAAATACGGTGGTGA
- a CDS encoding antitoxin family protein, whose amino-acid sequence MTVIEAVYDGETFRPLKKVNLPKGARVKVIVGETIWDLLEEIEGIPVDANVEEVLEDVRGRKRVRY is encoded by the coding sequence ATGACAGTCATCGAGGCCGTCTACGACGGCGAGACATTCAGGCCCCTAAAAAAGGTAAACCTCCCGAAGGGAGCGAGGGTCAAGGTAATCGTCGGTGAGACGATATGGGATTTGCTTGAAGAGATTGAGGGAATTCCCGTTGATGCAAACGTCGAGGAAGTGCTCGAAGATGTCAGGGGACGAAAGAGGGTTCGTTATTGA
- a CDS encoding PIN domain-containing protein, whose translation MSGDERGFVIDTNVIVGAFFYERNYPQIRNKQAVLRKCRLILDLVKGKNVAIPRVAVVEVISVVKRISGDTSLAIRLGNAVEASFEVVSEEEIYGIAKETASLVAPSGFDTYFLALTLMKGYSLITRDKPLCSHSKDLNVPCLLIDESTDDNMIKEFLGV comes from the coding sequence ATGTCAGGGGACGAAAGAGGGTTCGTTATTGACACTAACGTCATAGTCGGAGCGTTCTTTTACGAAAGGAACTACCCCCAGATTAGAAACAAACAAGCGGTGCTCAGAAAATGCAGATTGATACTCGACTTGGTGAAAGGGAAAAACGTCGCAATCCCCCGAGTGGCAGTTGTTGAAGTCATAAGCGTTGTAAAAAGGATAAGCGGGGATACAAGTCTCGCCATCAGGCTTGGAAACGCCGTCGAGGCATCATTTGAGGTAGTGTCCGAGGAGGAAATCTATGGAATCGCCAAGGAAACTGCTTCATTAGTTGCGCCTTCTGGATTCGATACTTATTTCCTTGCCCTAACACTAATGAAAGGATACAGTCTGATAACACGTGATAAACCCCTTTGTTCGCATTCAAAGGATTTAAACGTTCCTTGTCTTCTCATTGATGAATCTACCGATGACAATATGATTAAGGAATTCTTGGGGGTGTGA
- a CDS encoding geranylgeranylglyceryl/heptaprenylglyceryl phosphate synthase, which translates to MLEIGKVERYIHEKLKKEKLHFVLLDPDDVSPETAGKIAEMSESIGVDAIMVGGSTGAEGDVLDSVVKAIKESSSLPVILFPGSHGGISRYADAIFFMSLLNSRNPFFITGSQALGAFTVKRYGIEPIPMAYLIVEPGETVGWVGDAKPIPRHKPKIAAAYALAGQYLGMRLVYLEAGSGAPQPVPPEMIALVRKVIDVPLIVGGGIRNAEQARRAVEAGANIIVTGTAIEKAGSIERARAKLEELNSGIKG; encoded by the coding sequence ATGTTGGAAATAGGCAAAGTTGAGCGCTACATTCACGAGAAGCTGAAGAAGGAGAAGCTCCACTTCGTTCTCCTCGACCCGGACGACGTTTCGCCGGAAACGGCGGGAAAGATAGCGGAGATGAGCGAAAGCATTGGCGTTGACGCGATAATGGTCGGGGGCTCGACCGGGGCCGAGGGAGACGTTCTCGACAGCGTCGTTAAGGCGATAAAGGAATCATCCAGTCTGCCGGTAATTCTCTTCCCGGGCTCGCACGGCGGGATAAGCAGGTACGCCGACGCGATATTTTTCATGAGTCTGCTCAACTCGAGGAACCCCTTCTTCATAACCGGCTCCCAGGCTTTGGGAGCCTTCACCGTCAAGCGCTACGGAATAGAGCCGATTCCGATGGCCTATCTAATAGTCGAGCCCGGTGAAACCGTCGGCTGGGTTGGAGATGCGAAGCCGATACCGAGGCACAAGCCGAAGATTGCCGCCGCTTACGCTTTGGCCGGCCAGTACCTTGGCATGCGCCTCGTTTACCTCGAAGCGGGTAGCGGTGCGCCACAGCCGGTCCCGCCGGAGATGATTGCCCTCGTTAGGAAGGTCATAGACGTTCCCCTCATCGTCGGCGGTGGCATAAGAAATGCCGAGCAGGCGAGGAGAGCGGTTGAAGCGGGGGCCAACATCATCGTTACCGGAACGGCGATAGAGAAGGCCGGCTCGATTGAAAGGGCAAGGGCAAAGCTCGAGGAGCTCAACTCGGGAATCAAAGGATGA
- a CDS encoding magnesium transporter: MTVIKSAVGTSGTFRGKLRDALLLSFPALFLCLIFDFVGGAVLGKNWDTIMSYFPILVFIMPGLMDLRGNIFSALASRFTTKLYLGLIDGIRDPEVTTQIVMAILSSKIPLVVLWVVGLFLVHNLVQDAIVLLMVVASAIFIGVILGYGTALITIIPFKKGYDPDLIAAPLISSVADLITMPTMVYFALLYLRHEGVFYALSFTMLALLLVLALKAKFKGEHRRAFGELAAIIGAMALIETLTGGLLVTYDRIINAVIIVSVMWPSVNDSMGNFGSIIAAKVSTKIHLEGVEAVKSRETLYDFLSLLILAPIIGYLTNLISMWVVVHYIHRPARILWQFVLGFPAIILVAMLIGLVVAVLADRYNWDPDNVAIPVVTTLSDVIGTMFLVWVALSAM, encoded by the coding sequence ATGACGGTAATAAAGAGCGCAGTGGGCACCTCGGGAACGTTCAGGGGCAAGCTCAGGGACGCGCTTCTGCTGTCGTTTCCGGCCCTGTTCCTGTGCCTGATATTTGACTTCGTCGGCGGTGCGGTTCTCGGCAAGAACTGGGACACGATAATGAGCTACTTCCCGATTCTGGTCTTCATAATGCCCGGCCTCATGGATTTGAGGGGCAACATCTTCTCGGCTTTGGCTTCTCGCTTCACGACCAAGCTGTACCTGGGGCTCATAGACGGCATCCGCGATCCGGAAGTCACGACCCAGATCGTCATGGCGATCCTCAGCAGCAAGATCCCGCTCGTCGTGCTCTGGGTCGTTGGGCTTTTCCTCGTCCACAATCTCGTTCAAGACGCGATAGTCCTCCTGATGGTCGTTGCCTCCGCAATCTTCATAGGCGTTATCCTCGGCTACGGCACGGCCCTGATCACGATAATCCCCTTCAAGAAGGGCTACGATCCCGATTTAATCGCCGCGCCGCTGATAAGCTCCGTCGCCGATCTGATAACGATGCCGACGATGGTTTACTTCGCCCTGCTATACCTCCGCCATGAGGGGGTCTTTTACGCCCTGTCCTTCACGATGCTCGCCCTGCTCCTCGTTCTCGCGCTAAAGGCGAAGTTTAAAGGAGAGCACAGGAGGGCCTTTGGGGAGCTTGCGGCGATAATAGGCGCGATGGCCCTGATAGAGACCCTGACCGGAGGACTGCTTGTAACGTACGACAGGATAATCAACGCCGTGATAATAGTCAGCGTCATGTGGCCGAGCGTGAACGACAGCATGGGCAACTTCGGCTCGATAATAGCGGCGAAGGTCTCAACCAAGATTCACCTTGAAGGAGTCGAGGCCGTCAAGAGCAGGGAAACGCTCTACGATTTCCTCTCGCTCCTAATCCTCGCGCCGATAATCGGCTACCTGACGAACCTAATCTCGATGTGGGTTGTGGTCCATTACATCCACAGGCCCGCGAGAATTCTCTGGCAGTTTGTACTCGGCTTCCCGGCGATAATCCTCGTGGCGATGCTCATCGGGCTCGTCGTGGCAGTACTTGCCGACAGGTACAACTGGGACCCGGACAACGTGGCGATTCCGGTCGTTACAACCCTCAGCGACGTCATAGGAACGATGTTCCTCGTCTGGGTGGCGCTGAGCGCAATGTAA